TGCTTGCAATGCCGTCGCAACATTTTTCGCCGCCGTTTGTAGCATCTAGCCATGCCGTTTGTAGCAAAAAAACCACGCTGACGTCATTCGACTGAGACTTcgttaagtctcagtcgactgagttCTAGACACACCCATTTCCTAAGGGTTGGGGGCGGCAGCACCTAGGGTTTGAGGGGGAACCCTGAGTCGCCTGGGCAGGGACGATGCGAGGGACGAGTCGTTTCCACATATCAGAATAGATGGACTAATTATGTTTGTGAGAGATGAACTGATTCTTGTGAAATTCTTACATTATGTATCTTATATTTTGTAGTATGCATAATGGTTGATTTATGTTTGAAGTGTTCAGGTACAGAAAGCTGGACAGTGGAGTAAAGCTTGAAGGTACTTGCCATTAGTGAGATCTTTTTACAGAAATACTCCAGTTGCTGAGATGAGAGCTTATAAATGGAAGAACTCTGTTTCTTGATCTGAAGATGTAGTCGATGGCGAAGGGCCGGTGGCTCGGGAAGGCGATTTAGTGCAATTCAACTACGTGTGCCGCCGTGCAAATGGTTATTTCGTGCATAGGTCAAGAGAACATTGCCATTGACTTGAATCCTTGAATGTGTTGTTCATATAGTACTAGTAGTAGCTTGTAAAGTGCATATTATGTGTTGCATTTTCAGTGCCACCAATGCTGCTCTTCTTTGACTCTCATCATGCTTTTCCCTGTCTGTCTTCTCTGATGCAGCACAGTGAATCAGTTCAGCGGCGAGAGTAAGCCAGTGACACTTCGACTCGACGTGCAAGAGGTTCTAGGACAGGATTTCTCTTGGCAATTGACCTTTCTACAGATGATTTAAAGGTTTTTCATAGCAATTTCACATCGTTCATGGCTCCTGCCGACAGATGCATCTTTTTCCTTGTAGATGATTCGAGGCCTCAAAGACGTCATAATCGGCATGAAAGCCGGAGGTACTGTACAGTTTCAGGCATTTTCTGACAGTTTTCTGGTTTTAGCCACTAGCAACTTTTATTTCTCCATGGCTTTGCAGGCAAGAGGAGGGCTCTGATACCCCCTGAAGTTGGCTATATCGAAGAGAGCTTGCAGCCCGTACCGGAGGAGGTACGGCCTAGCTAGCTCATGAGCTTATCTGAATCTTGTCATGTTTCTTTCACATCTATACTCCGGAAGCAACATATTTACCTTTCTCCTTTTGTTTTCTGATGATTTGTGATCATTTTTGTGCTTTGTTTGGTTGTGACCGCAGTTTGGACCACGCCGGAGCCTACTGTCGCATGCCAAGGAACCGCTGGTGTTTGAGGTTCAGCTGCTCAAAGTCCTGTGATCATTATCTCATGATCATCACATGCCAATGCAGATAGAAGCTCTCCTGTCCTGTTCTACAAGTGAAGAGAACCACAGTGATTCTTTTCTGAATTTTTTCTTcaattttttctgatttttttcaaACCATGTGCTTATTCATTCTTCAAAAACATTCAGCCAGTTGGATGAAGGTATAGAAGAGAAGAAAGCACAATGATTTTCTTCACAGCAGCATTATCAGTTGGAACTGTCCGACGGACGTTTTACTGATTGATCTCTCTGTCGATCGTGCAATGGGCAGTGTAGTACACGCAGTAGCCAGGGAACAGActtgcacagcagcacaggcaaCTCCGGGCCGTCGTCTGGACAAGGAGGAGCAGGAAGAGCCAAAGAGGCTTCTTGGATTCCGACGAGTCCTCTCATCGGCAAGCCGGAGACGGTGACGCAGCGCACGGTCAAATGCCGCGGGAGGAG
The sequence above is a segment of the Aegilops tauschii subsp. strangulata cultivar AL8/78 chromosome 6, Aet v6.0, whole genome shotgun sequence genome. Coding sequences within it:
- the LOC109762386 gene encoding peptidyl-prolyl cis-trans isomerase FKBP16-1, chloroplastic isoform X2, producing MSSVFRYRKLDSGVKLEDVVDGEGPVAREGDLVQFNYVCRRANGYFVHSTVNQFSGESKPVTLRLDVQEMIRGLKDVIIGMKAGGKRRALIPPEVGYIEESLQPVPEEFGPRRSLLSHAKEPLVFEVQLLKVL
- the LOC109762386 gene encoding peptidyl-prolyl cis-trans isomerase FKBP16-1, chloroplastic isoform X1; this encodes MESAPHVKFPNPFPCASPSPSPRRPHPPEPKATRSTCRGLRAVCGVSGRRAVSGMALLGAANLLAVPMAAQAAMLEPDVIRYRKLDSGVKLEDVVDGEGPVAREGDLVQFNYVCRRANGYFVHSTVNQFSGESKPVTLRLDVQEMIRGLKDVIIGMKAGGKRRALIPPEVGYIEESLQPVPEEFGPRRSLLSHAKEPLVFEVQLLKVL